Within the Salvia hispanica cultivar TCC Black 2014 chromosome 4, UniMelb_Shisp_WGS_1.0, whole genome shotgun sequence genome, the region TGAACTGCTCTCTCTCATGGTTGCAGCAACAGTTTCTGATGATTGAGTTGGAGGGGATATGAATGGCACGAACTGCTTAGCTTCTGTAGCACCTGTTTGGATATTCAGTGATGCATCTTCCTTTACAACTGATTTCTCCCGACTAACATTGCCAGGCTCCGGTTTGACTGCTTCTTCTTGATCATCGTCTGATAGTGCAGATTCCGGGAAATGCAGCATGACTGGTGTTGAGACAGCGGCCTTTTTTGGCTGTAACAGTTGCACAGGAACTTCTGGAAAATCTACTATGTCAAAATCTGAATCCGAGTCAGATTGTTCGTGGGTGGCAGGTTCTGGTGCAGTGTATGTTGTCTCGTCGTGCTTCTCTTTTGGAAGGGGGACTTTTGAATCACTGACGAACTGCGATGGCCCATTCTGGCAAGACAAAGGATGACACAAAACCATCATTGAGGAGAGGACATAGAACTGCAATTGAGCAGCAGCTGTAAAACTTACCAGTAAATCTTCATGTGGCTTTAACAGTTCATTTTCGGTAGCACTAGGATCCCAATCGAGCTGATGCTCTTTGGCAATTTCCTTTAGAAGGTTTAGTTTTACATCGGGTGCAGGAGCTCGAATTGATAAAAGCTCCACCAACTGCAATTAAAGAATAATGTTTGAGGAACTGAATGAGGACTGGACTCAAATGGTTAAAGAAAATCGGGCACAATTTGTCTAACCTGGCGATTGACACCACATTCGGGCATAAGCTCAGTTGCAGCAATTACGAATTCTTTGCCATATTTTCCTGTAAACAATTGTTGTGCCTGTAGCAACTCCGGTAGATCAGCACACCTTGGTGCTGCAAAGCATACACTAGAAATCGCCTCCTTCAAGTCTAGAGGGCATTCCCTACACATATCCAACAAGAACATGATTGTTAGAAGAAGAAATCTAAGTCCCAAAACGAACATATAAACTTTTTTAGGAGAAATGATCGAATCTATATGACAAAACCAAGACTCTCATACAATCAAGAATACTTTCTTGAATTTTCCAAGAAACTTAATACAGTGTCCCTCTGACTACGAAAAACCTATATGATGTCAGGAGAGACAGGAATAAGCGACTACAACTAACTATGTCATCAAATCTTCCCAACCTAAAATCACCCTTTAATTGAAAGTGAACGGGAATGAGAACCAAAGTCATCGTTGTTATATCTAGAGAacgaaaaagaaatacaaagaAAGACAATAAGAAATCAAGAGCTCTTATctataatagtactaaaacaaaagaagCATTGAGTGCTTTCAGAAGGGTCCAAGCATTCTCTTTATAGATTCATAATATCAAGAACCATTACTATCACCGAAAATTACTGCTAAAGGCCATCAAAGATGAGCCGGAGAGAGGACAAGTACCTTTGTGCTTCAATGATGGGAAGACGAACAGCAATGAGCTCACAAAAGAGCTCGACTATTTCTTGTGCAGCCAccatcttctcttctcttaTGATATGCTCTACCTGAACACCAAAAACTTATAAGCCCATTCTTGGCATATAcagatgaaaataaaacaaccaAAGATCTACAAAACTCCAAGAAAACACCCAATTGAGAAAGACGGAACACATCCATACCCGAATTCGAGCAGTGGC harbors:
- the LOC125223188 gene encoding uncharacterized protein LOC125223188 codes for the protein MSMTDSFFKQRFNAAKCKTLLKLTIPRIKLLRNRREAQLKQMRKEIAKLLETGQEATARIRVEHIIREEKMVAAQEIVELFCELIAVRLPIIEAQRECPLDLKEAISSVCFAAPRCADLPELLQAQQLFTGKYGKEFVIAATELMPECGVNRQLVELLSIRAPAPDVKLNLLKEIAKEHQLDWDPSATENELLKPHEDLLNGPSQFVSDSKVPLPKEKHDETTYTAPEPATHEQSDSDSDFDIVDFPEVPVQLLQPKKAAVSTPVMLHFPESALSDDDQEEAVKPEPGNVSREKSVVKEDASLNIQTGATEAKQFVPFISPPTQSSETVAATMRESSSPPAIKMYDDHVDFQAVLAAAESAERAAATARSAAESAERAAASARSSAESAERAAASARSAADIAQIRISELSKRRSNEFSAPQHHNNTNNSNGGDSGCPSTSPNQTDACQNTATQQLTPVSSFNSSPPSDNALHLPQRLPSMDDEPYFSYPNLFTSQGSNLQSPRESK